The Dysidea avara chromosome 13, odDysAvar1.4, whole genome shotgun sequence genome includes a region encoding these proteins:
- the LOC136242303 gene encoding E3 ubiquitin-protein ligase TRIM71-like, whose amino-acid sequence MQESHQSTLDLYCRTCSKLICQYCTLKDHPRGHRDHNFDFVDEVVDEEREKMKQVTAPLKQLLEQVRNGVKKTERCEKQVDMESEANIEKIQATYGEVYKLLKQQEEETVGKVNTIKTSFKKRLSLQKETGKSMESQLMSCDEFCENIVTVNRTRQLLTYNKWIESRVDELTKQVEHTSLDPECKPSDMIINYWKPVEFVNDSVCDVSCVPHLPDCTVSCPVTISDPVKVTVTLKDIFGYPAVNHSKDVEICCNKEREFLQNTHIEEESRGHYHIWYNPKRKEDHLLSVYWRGLALNHQEIKVLVNVRDYATIKQEVKIIDKYGPTNTRFDYPYLLAKGPNDELIVRGSSKQLVVFDKHFQYSHVIGGAGSGNEKFLNITGIAVDKKGYLYIADSVLHCIQKFKLNGEFISQFGYKGSANSQFMAPRGLILYQSELLFVCDYDNHRIQVFQNEQFSYCFGHYGKAPGTFQNPTDMALNSSEDQLFITDYNNHRVQVFTPRGQFLKVFGNFTDVPFKLQRPVGIHYTPDGHLLISSCDTHCVLVFEENGKFTAAVKGTYQGKERFGCPYGVVMMNNGQIVIADGRISVGRLVVF is encoded by the coding sequence ATGCAAGAATCACACCAATCAACCCTAGACCTGTACTGTAGGACTTGTAGTAAGCTGATTTGTCAGTATTGTACGTTGAAGGATCATCCTCGTGGTCATAGAGATCATAATTTTGACTTTGTTGACGAAGTGGTGGATGAAGAAAGAGAGAAgatgaaacaagtcactgctcCACTGAAACAGTTGCTAGAGCAAGTGAGAAATGGAGTAAAGAAAACTGAACGTTGTGAGAAACAAGTTGACATGGAGAGTGAAGCAAATATTGAGAAGATACAAGCTACATATGGTGAAGTGTACAAGTTGTTGAAGCAACAAGAAGAAGAAACAGTAGGAAAAGTGAACACCATCAAGACTTCATTTAAAAAGAGACTCTCCTTACAAAAGGAAACTGGGAAGTCGATGGAAAGCCAATTAATGAGCTGTGATGAGTTTTGTGAGAATATAGTGACAGTCAACAGAACTAGACAATTATTAACTTACAATAAATGGATTGAGAGTAGAGTTGATGAACTAACAAAACAAGTGGAACATACTAGCCTTGATCCAGAGTGTAAACCAAGTGACATGATTATTAACTATTGGAAACCAGTTGAGTTTGTTAATGATTCAGTTTGTGATGTGTCTTGTGTTCCACATTTACCTGATTGTACTGTGAGTTGTCCAGTAACAATTAGTGATCCAGTTAAAGTGACTGTTACACTGAAAGACATTTTTGGATATCCTGCAGTGAACCATTCAAAAGATGTAGAAATCTGTTGCAACAAGGAGAGGGAGTTCTTACAGAATACACATATTGAAGAAGAGTCAAGAGGacattaccatatatggtataatcCTAAAAGAAAGGAAGATCATTTGTTATCGGTTTACTGGAGAGGATTAGCACTCAACCATCAAGAAATTAAAGTGTTGGTGAACGTACGAGACTATGCCACCATCAAGCAGGAGGTAAAGATCATTGACAAATATGGACCAACTAATACACGTTTTGATTATCCTTACCTGTTGGCTAAAGGACCTAACGATGAACTTATTGTTCGTGGAAGTTCCAAACAGTTAGTAGTATTTGATAAACACTTTCAATACTCTCATGTTATTGGTGGAGCAGGTAGTGGAAATGAAAAGTTTCTGAACATCACTGGAATAGCAGTAGACAAGAAGGGATATTTGTACATTGCAGATAGTGTcttacactgtattcagaagttcAAATtaaatggagaatttatttcCCAGTTTGGCTATAAAGGTAGTGCTAATAGCCAATTCATGGCTCCTCGTGGTCTAATATTGTATCAATCAGAACTGCTATTTGTGTGTGACTATGACAACCACAGAATTCAAGTTTTTCAAAATGAACAGTTTTCTTATTGCTTTGGACATTATGGTAAGGCACCTGGTACCTTCCAGAATCCCACTGATATGGCATTGAACAGTAGTGAAGATCAGTTATTCATTACGGACTACAACAATCACAGAGTCCAGGTGTTCACACCAAGAGGACAATTCCTTAAAGTATTTGGTAACTTTACTGATGTGCCTTTCAAGTTACAACGTCCAGTTGGGATACACTATACACCAGATGGACACTTGTTGATCAGTTCCTGTGACACTCACTGTGTGTTGGTGTTTGAAGAAAATGGGAAGTTTACAGCAGCCGTTAAAGGTACCTATCAAGGCAAGGAAAGGTTTGGATGTCCTTATGGAGTAGTAATGATGAAT